A stretch of DNA from Natrinema halophilum:
TCGACGCCGTGCAATCCCCCGGACAGGTTCCGATCGACGTTCGCGAGTGGGAGGCCGACTTCGTCGTCGGGGCTGGTCACAAGTGGCTGATCGGGCCGTTCGGCGCGGGTTTTCTCTTCGTCCGGGACAGCGTCGAACGGGACCTCGTTCCCGCGGCGATCGGCTACCGAAGCGTAACAGACGCAAACGCCGTCGATTACAGCTACGCAGCCGGGGCAAAGCGATTCGAAATCGGCACCGCGAGTCCTGCGCCGCACGCTGGACTCACGGAAGCGATCGACGCGATCGAGGAAATCGGCATCGATGCGATTCAGGGGCGGATCGAAGTCCTCACCGATCGGCTCAAAGATGGCGTGGCGGACGACCGACTGCTGAGCCCCAGGTCGTACGAATCCGGACTGGTAACGATCGACGTCGACGAACCGAACCGGGTCGTCGACCGACTCGCCGGCCAGGGGATCGTCGTCAGATCCCTTCCGAAACCGGATGCGATCCGCGCATCGATTCACGCGTTCAACGACCGGGACGACGTAGACGCGTTGCTCGAGGCGCTGTAAACGGCCTCGTTACTCGATATACCTGGAGAGCTACCAGAAAGCACCCGTTTCGTCTGACCAGGTTCAATCGGCGGCCTGACGCTCTTTCAGGGCGGCACGAACGTCGCCGTACCGCTCGAATCGATCGGCACCGATGTAGTCGATGGTGTCTTGCAGATACTGGGTGACCTGTTTACCGATCTTGCGCTGATCGTATCCCTCGAACGGCTGCTCGTCGTAAAGGGGGTCCGCCAGCAGCCGGTTTTCGACGTACTCCTCGATGCGCGGTTCGTAGACGTCCGCGACGATATCGGGTTCGGCCTCTGCGAGTTGCTGCAGGACCCAGCGCCCGTTCTCGATGTGGCGCGTTTCGTCCTGGCGGACCTTACCGATAGCCTCCTGGAAGGACTCGAGGACGACGTCTCGCCCCATCTGCTCGGCTTTCAGTTCGATCATCTGGTCGAAGGTGAGGTAACCGCCGCGGGCGAGCTGGGCCTCGATGATACCCATATAGTTCAGATAGGCTTCGCCGAGCGCGTACACGAGTTCGGTCCGGTCGCCGCTGTCGATCGCTGCCATCAACTCGTCTGCGGTGTCGTAAAGGTCGTCAGTGCTGTACCCCTGTTCCTGGTAGCCGCCCTCTCGGAACGGTTCCGTGTCCTGCGTCTCGAAGACCTCCTCGAAGTACCGACTGAAGAGATCCGTGTGCTTGGCCTCTTCGTACACCTGCTGGGCCAGGTACATCTCCTCCTGAACGGTATCGAACGGCATCTCTTCGTTCGGCAGTGCATCCAGCGCCATCATGTACGGCGCGAGCGTCCGCGTGACGTCTTCCTCGCCGTCGTAGAACCCCGAACACGTCGCGAGAAACCGGTGCTGTTCGTCCTCGGAAAATTGTTGCCAGTCGGCGCGGTCTCCCTCGAGGTCGTAGTCGTCCGGATCCCACGTCCCCTCTCGTTTTCCTTTTCGATACAGTTCGTAGGATTTCTCGCGTTGGCTGTATTCGATTGGCATGCCCACACATGACGCGGTAGTCACAGATCAATATACGGAATTGTACTTCGTTTGAAATTTCTGCGCAACGACGGTCACTAATCGGCGAGAGAATGCCTGTTTCGGCCGTCTGTCCGGTTATTCCTCGTCGACGTCGCGCGACGCTGCGGCCTCGACCATCGTCTGGCGCTCGTCGAAGTACGCCGGCGCGTCGTTGTCCGCTTCGAACTCGATGATGCGAGCCAGCGCTTCTTGACCGTCTTCCGCTACAGACGGCAACTCTTCGGCGAGTTCGGTATACCCCGCTGCAAGGTCCTGAAAGGCCTGCATCCGGGCCTGTTTCGCCTCGACGAGGAGTTGCTTCTCCTCGAGTTCTCGTTGCAGGTCCTCGATCGCCGCGACGTCAACCTCGCTCGCACTGGGAACATCAGCCGTCGACGGGGTCTCGGTCGCCGGCACCTCGTCCGGTAGCGCCTCGAGGCGCGACCGGACGTCGGCCATCTCCTGATCGATCTCGGCGAGCAGTTCGTCGGCTTCCTCGCTCATCGTCTCGACGTGTCCGGACAGCAGACCCGCCTGCGTTCGGCAGTACTCGACGAATTCCTCGACCGCGAGTGCGCCCGCGGCGTCGTCGCTCATACGTCCCCCTTGGCGCTACCTGCCGAAGTGACTTTGGGCGCGCGACGGTCACCGCTCGATAGCAACGCGTCAATCGAACCCCTGGACGAGAGAAACGGATCTCGACCATCGGACAGTGCGGGTTCGAGCCGATCCAAATCAGAATTGCTACCAAATACCACGCCATCGGTCTTTCAGACTCGTTAAGTCCCTCGGGCCATTGATGCAGATACAATGAATCTGGTAACGCGTCGACAAAAGAGGCACTCCACGATCGGGACCGAACGATGAGCAAGGACACCATCGAGGTGCGAGGTGCGGAGGAACACAACCTCAAGGACCTCGACGTTTCGATCCCCCGTGAAGCGTTCACCGTCGTGACCGGCCTCTCGGGGTCGGGCAAGTCCTCGCTCGCGTTCGAGACGGTCTACGCCGAAGGGCAGCGCCGGTACATCGAGAGTCTCTCGGCGTACGCCCGGAACTTCCTGGGCCAGATGGACAAACCCCAGGTAGAGACGGTCGAAGGCCTTTCGCCGGCGATTTCGATCGACCAGAAAAACGCCGCGAACAACCCCCGCTCGACCGTCGGAACGGTCACGGAACTGCACGACTATCTGCGACTGCTCTACGCCCGCGTCGGGACGCCCCACTGCCCCGAGTGCGGTCGCGAGGTCGGCGAGCAGTCGGCCCAGAACATGGTCGAGCGCATTCTCGAACTCCCCGAAGGAACGAAAGCGAAACTCGCCGCACCGGTCGTCCGCGACCAGAAAGGCGCGTTCGAGGACCTCTTCGAGGAACTCGTCTCGGAAGGGTACGCCCGTGTCGAGATCGACGGCGAGGAACACGACCTCACGCTCGACGATCCTGACTTAGACGAGAACTTCGATCACACGATCGACGTGATCGTCGACCGCGTGAAAGTCTCCGTCGAAGATCGACCACGAATCATCGACAGCGTCGAGACCGCACTCGAGGAGGCCGACGGCGTCATGAAGGTCATCCTTCCGGACGCGTCGGCAGACGTCGCCGCCGATCTCGGCGAAGAGGCCCGCCAGACGGGCGCACTCGGCGACGAGACCGAAGACGACGACCGATTCGTCGTCGAGTTCTCGAAGGATCTGGCCTGTACCCACTGCGGGATCGACGTTCCGGAGATCGAGACCCGCTCGTTCTCCTTCAACTCGCCCCACGGCGCGTGTCCCGAGTGTGAGGGCCTTGGCGAGACCAAAGAGATCGACGAGAACCTCGTCCTGCAAGACGAGTCCAAG
This window harbors:
- a CDS encoding aminotransferase class V-fold PLP-dependent enzyme; amino-acid sequence: MEPRDLRETMPALESSVYCNWGAGGPSPRRVVEAAESALEHHEYEAPAADGMYPAAFDAYDESRAAIASLLGASPSEIALTQSTTDGINRVAGAFDWTEDDVVVRTDLEHSAGVLPWQRLEREYGVDVRVLETENGRLDLDEVTAIAGEATLFCVSSLTWTHGTQLPIAEIVDVAHDANALVLVDAVQSPGQVPIDVREWEADFVVGAGHKWLIGPFGAGFLFVRDSVERDLVPAAIGYRSVTDANAVDYSYAAGAKRFEIGTASPAPHAGLTEAIDAIEEIGIDAIQGRIEVLTDRLKDGVADDRLLSPRSYESGLVTIDVDEPNRVVDRLAGQGIVVRSLPKPDAIRASIHAFNDRDDVDALLEAL
- a CDS encoding ribonucleotide-diphosphate reductase subunit beta, with protein sequence MPIEYSQREKSYELYRKGKREGTWDPDDYDLEGDRADWQQFSEDEQHRFLATCSGFYDGEEDVTRTLAPYMMALDALPNEEMPFDTVQEEMYLAQQVYEEAKHTDLFSRYFEEVFETQDTEPFREGGYQEQGYSTDDLYDTADELMAAIDSGDRTELVYALGEAYLNYMGIIEAQLARGGYLTFDQMIELKAEQMGRDVVLESFQEAIGKVRQDETRHIENGRWVLQQLAEAEPDIVADVYEPRIEEYVENRLLADPLYDEQPFEGYDQRKIGKQVTQYLQDTIDYIGADRFERYGDVRAALKERQAAD